The Myxococcales bacterium genome contains the following window.
CGTTCCCGGGATGGGCAGCACATCCGGGCCGCGCGACAACAGCCAAGCCAGGGCAATCTGGCTCGGCGTGGCGTTCTTCGCTTTCGCCAGTTCCTTCACCGCTTCGACCAGCCGCAGATTGGCCTCTAGATTGGCACCCTGGAACCGGGGCGCGCGGCGGCGAAAGTCGTTTTCCGCCAAGGCTGTTTCCTTGCCGAAGGCGCCGGTCAACATGCCGCGCCCCAACGGCGAAAAGGCGACGAAACCGATGCCCAACTCTCGGCAAACGGGCAATACCTCGTTTTCCGGGTCGCGCGTGAACAGCGAATATTCGCTTTGCACTGCCGCGATCGGATGCACCGCATGCGCGCGGCGCAACGTAGCGGCCGAGACCTCGGACAACCCCAAGGCGCGCACCTTGCCCTGGCGCACCAGTTCCGCCATGGCGCCGACGGTGTCCTCGATCGGCACGCCGGGATCGCGCCGGTGGGCGTAGTAAAGGTCGATCACCTCGACGCCCAGCCGCTTCAGGCTGGCCTCGCACGCCTGCGCCACGTAGGCCGGACGGTTGTCGATGCGGCGTTCATACTTGCCGGGTTCGCGCACGATGCCGAATTTGGTGGCCAGCACGACGCGGTTGCGCCGCCCGGCCAGGAAACGCCCCAGCAAGGACTCGTTGTGGCCCGATCCATACATGTCGGCCGTGTCGAAAAACGTGATCCCCAACTCCAGCGCGCGTTCCAGCGTCGTCAGGGATTGCGCGTCGTCGGTGGCGCCGTAAAACTCCGACATTCCCATGCAGCCGAGCCCGAGAGCCGACACCGTCAAGCCGCTACGGCCGATCGTTCGTTGTTCCACGTTTTCCTCCCCCATCCGCCGGCAACGGCATGGCGGTTGGCAAATGATTTTCGCGATTTAATTGAAAGGGCTTGCCGTCAATTGATATTCTAGCCACCCTGGCCGCCCCGGCAATCCGGGCCGCGACGATCGGTCGATTTTCCGGCGGCCTTGACTTTTCTATACCGATCGGTATACTCACCGCATGATTGACGGCTCGACCGGTAATAATCGCTCGTTGCTCGCCGCTTGCGCTTTGCGGCTTTTCGTCGAATACGGCTATGACGGCGTCGGCGTCCAGCAGATCGCGGACGCGGCCGGCGTGACCAAGCCGACCCTTTACCACTACTACGGCAGCAAGGTCGGGTTGCTCGAATCGCTGTTCGACGAACAACTGGCGGAATTGCATGACCGGCTCAAGCGCGCCGCCGACTATCATCACGATCTGCCGCAGACCCTGACCGAAGTGGCGCGCGCCGTGTTTGCATTCGCCAAAACCCATCCCGACCTGTATCGCCTCCATTTGTCGCTGTGGTTCGCGCCGGTGAACAGCGAGGCATACCGGGCGGCGGCCCGCTTTCACGAGCGGCAGTTCGCGGCGCTGGAAAAACTCTTTCGCGCGGCGGCCGCCGATCACGGCAACATGAAAGGCCGGCAGCGCGCCTATGCGGCGACGTTTCTGGGCATGATCAACAATTACGCCGCCCTCGCCCTCAACGGCTACGCCGAGCTCGATGAGGCATTGGCGCGGCAATCGGTGCACCAGTTCATGCACGGCATTTTTTCCTGATCCGGCGCGGCGTGTTTTTTTTACCCAGCGCTATACCGTTCGGTATAGTCAGTGAGGCCGAAGATGGGACATTGGTTCGAAGAGGCGATCTTCTATCACTTGTATCCCCTGGGCGTCTGCGGCGCCCCGGCGCAAAACGACCTGATTGCGCCACCAACGCCGCGTTTGGAAAAACTGCTTCCCTGGTTCGACCAGGCGCGGGACTTGGGGGCGACGGCGCTGTATCTTGGGCCGGTGTTCGAATCGGGATCGCACGGCTACGACACGGTCGATTTTTTTCAGACGGATCGCCGGTTGGGCGATAACGAACTGCTGGCCCACATCGTGGCGGCGGCGCATGCTCGAGGCTTGCGCGTCCTATTCGATGCCGTTTTCGGGCATGTCGGGCGCGATTTTTGGGCGTTTCGCGATCTGCGCGAACACGGCGCCGCTTCGCCCGATCGCGGTTGGTTCCGCAAAATCGATTTCGGCCGGCAAAGTCGTTTCGGCGATCCCTTTTCATACGAATATTGGAACCATTCCCCGGAACTGCCGCGGCTCGATTTATCCGCCGCCGCCGTCCGCGAGCATCTGTTCGCGGCCGTCGACGATTGGCTGGCGCGTTACGACATCGACGGCCTGCGGCTGGATTCGGCCGATTCGCTTGATTTGAATTTTCTCGCCGCCTTGCGCGAACATTGCCTTCGGCGAAAACCCGACTTTTTCCTGTTGGGCGAGGTGATCCACGGCGATTACCGCCGCTGGGCCAATACCCAAACGCTGCATTCGGTGACGAATTACGAGGCTTACAAGGGACTCTGGTCGAGCCATGCGCAGCACAATTTTTTCGAGATCGGTCATTCGCTGGCGCGCCAATTCGGAGAGCATGGACTGTATCGCGACCTGCCGCTTTACAACTTCGCGGACAACCACGACGTCAACCGGTTGGCGAGCGTACTGCGCGAACGGGAGCAGCTTTTTTCCCTCTACGGCCTCTTGTTCACCATGCCGGGGATTCCTTCGCTCTACTACGGCAGCGAATGGGGAATCGCCGGCACGCGCACGGCAACCGATGATCGGCCCTTACGGCCTTGTCTCGACCGCGCGGAAATGAACAACCGCTACCCGTCCGACCTGCCGGACGCCCTCCGGCGGTTCGCCGCGGTGCGGCGCGGTTCGCCGGCGCTTTGCCGCGGGTCCTACCGGCAATTGTCGCTCGCCGCGGAACAATTGGCCTTTCTGCGCCAAGCATTGGAGGAAACGGTCGTCGTCGCCGTGAATGCAGCCTCGACCGAAGCGTCGATTAATTTGCACCTGCCGGGAATCGACAAGGCAAGGCTGACGGATTTACTCAATCCGCCGGAACGCTACGCCGTCACGGGCGGACGGGCCTCGCTCGTCATTCCGCCGCACTGGTTGCGGGTTTTAAGGGTCGAACGAAACTGACAGAACCGGATCGCCTCTGACGGAATCAGCGGACGCAACGGACGTGGAACATACTGATGTAATCGAGATAAACATAGCCTTTGACCACCTGGCCATTCTTGAAATCGATTCCCCAGGCGCCGTCGTAATCCGCATCCTCCGTAGTGGTAGACGACCAAAGCGCATCGCAACCTCCCGATAAACCCGGCGGACCATAACAACCCTTGTTGGGCCCTTGACCATTTTTGCAATGCGAACAAAACGTGTTTTGGCATGACAAAAATGAGCAGGAATCCGTTACTCCGCATTTCCCTTCAGCCAAGGTTCCATTACAGCCACGAACCAACGTGCGCAATTCGGAAATGGCTGGAAAACGCCAATTCCCCCCAGCCAATGACAGCTCCGCACAAAAGGATCTGGCTTCTTCCCAAGTAAGATAATCGTTTGAGGGAATCGTTTGCCAGACAAGGCCGGTATTCGGATCCATCCAGGTGTCATTCAGGCCTTCGATGTCGTCATCACGGTCGCAGGACAGGATCAATCCGAGGGGAAATAACAGCGGCAACAATGTCAGGAGAAAAAAGTGTTTCATCAATGCTCCAAACATCAATGATTGAACAAAATCGCTTGTGCTTACTTAGGGACGAACGCAGCGGACATCCGCGGTACCGTTGCCTACGACATCATTGCGAAATACAGCGGCATTTCCGAAATAAATATACCATGCATCATACCCGACACCCGCGACCGAGGAAGAAGACCACAATCGCTTACAGGGACCGGGTAATTCGGGCGGGCCATAACAGCCATGGTTGGGTCCGTCGTCATTGCCGCAGCCTTTACATGCATCAGTTACACATTCCTCATAATCCAGACATGAATCCGTGACACCGCAGGAACCGCCCGGTTCGGTGGAGACACAACCATGGATCAACGTACGCAATTCCGAAATGGTCGGCAAACGCCAATTACCACCCGGTAATTCCAGATTCGCGCAATAGGTTGCGGCGTCTTCCCAGGTGAGATTTTCATTTCGCGGCCTCACCCGCCAAGTAAGTCCGGTCAACGGATCGGTCCAGGCTGACCCGGTGACATTATCGGAATCATCATCCAGGTCTGTATCGTCATCCATTGTGTCGTCACCGGCATCATGTACGGAATCATCGTCCGACTTGCCCCCGGTGTCATTATTCCCATCACAGTCGCAAGCCGGCAATAACGCCAACAATAAAAAAATCAGCAAAAAATTTTTTTTCACAGCACACCTCCTCTGCAAATAATAACAAAATGCAAAACAAACAACAAGATTTAACTGGGAGAATTATCTCGATTTTGGATTCCACTTCATTTTCATATAGATACTGCCTTGCCGCAACTCATTGAACATCTGCTCAAGACGTTTCTGCCTGGTTTCTTCCCGTTTGGCGCGGGCGATCCAACCGAGATAATCGTTCTGCTGGTATGCAGGGCGCAGACGGTAGGCTTCCATCAACCCTTTTTCGATCAAAGCCCGGCGGACGAAGGCGGGCATCGGATGGCGGGCTCGTTTCAACCGAGCGAATGATCGTTCGCTCATTATCACCTCCTACGGAAATAGTATCAGTCGTTTTCCGCTGAACGCAACGGTCGCGGTTTACTTGCCGTGAAAACCGAAAGCGGATACTGTTTTCCAAAGTTAAATCCAGCCGGAGTCTCCAACCATGAAGCGAATCTTTTTCGCCTTGTTTCTGATCACGGCTTTTTTTCTCGCCTGCGCCGGCGAAGACAACAACGACGATGATTCGGGCGAATCGGATCAATCCGACGACGATAACGACAACGACGATAATAACGACGACAACGACGCCAGCCCTCCGCTGGCCTATGCGTTTCCCGCCGGGTTCCTCTGGGGAAGCGCCTCGTCCGCCTACCAAACCGAAGGCGGCAACGCTCATTCCGATTATACGCAGTGGTTGCTGAAGCGATACGGCGAGGACCGCTGCGGCATGGCCGATAATTCCTACAATCTGTACGAAACCGACGCCGACCTGGCCGCTCAATTGGGCTCCCAGATGTACCGGTTGGGCATCGAATGGGCGCGGATCGAACCGGCGCGCGATCAGATCGACCAGGACGAAATCGCGCACTACCGCCTCGTGTTGCAAGCGCTCGTCGAGCGCGGCATCCGGCCCATGGTCACCCTGCACCATTTCACCAATCCGCAGTGGATTCAGGATCAGGGCGCCTGGCTCAATCCCGACACGGTCGAGCAATTCGTTGAATTCGCGGCGTTGATGGCCTCCGAATTCGGCGATCTGGTCGACTACTGGCTCACCATCAACGAACCGATGATTTACACGACCGGAACCTATCTGATCTGGGTCTACCCTGGCGGCACTTTAAACAACATGAATAAAACCATGCAGGCCACGGTGCACATGATTCAGGCTCACGCCCGAGCCTACCGCGCCATCAACGAGGCTGACCTCGGCGACGCGGACGGCGACGGGGAAGCGGCGCTGGTTTCACTGGCCCAGGTTTTGTTTCCCACTTCGCCGCTGCGGCCGGACAACGCAAACGATATCGAATCGGCGCGCATGTACGACTACCTGATGAATCGGTTGTTCTTGTGCGCGGTGGTTTTCGGAATGCTCGACGCAAACGGCGACGGCGACACCGACGACGCGACGACCGACCCGGCTGAAGGCTATCACGCTGAACTGGCCGGCACACTCGATTTCCTGGGATTCAATTATTACAACCCGGTTCAGGTGCTGCATTTCCCGTTCGTCTTCGGCACCGTCCAGGGAGTTCCCTGCTTTCCGCAAGCGGATTTCATCTGCCATCCCGGCGGCCGCGAACCGTACGTGCAAGGCGACAACGGCAACCCCATCGTGCCTTCCGGCATCTACGACCTGATCGCGGATTTTCAGGACGAGTTCCAGTTGCCGCTGCTGATCACCGAAAACGGCCTGGCCACCACGGACGGCTACAAACGTTCATGGTTCATTCTGGAGCATCTCAAATACGTGCACACCGCGATTCAGGACGGTTACGAGGTGCTGGGATACCTGCATTGGTCGTTGTTGGACAACTTCGAATGGCTGGACGCATTCACCATGCGTTTCGGGCTTTTCTCGGTCGACTATTCGACATTCGAACGTTCCTGGACCGAAGGCGCCGAGACTTACTCGACCCTCGTCCATGCCAACGGCATCAGCCAGGAACTTGTGGACGCTTACGCGGAGCCGCCGGCGGCGGAATGAACCGGTAACGGTGGTCAATCCCCGGCGGCAATCGGCGTAATCGCCACTCTTTCCAGGATCAATTCCGGCTGCGGCCGGCCGAACGAAATATCGACGAATTGCGCCGAACTCGGATCGGCGTCGATTTCCAATTGAATAGTGGCGTCGCCCTGCCCTGATAAATCGAATTTCTGTTCATTTTTTCCCATGGCGAGCCGGACCGGCAATTGAAATGCTTCGGAGTCGGATTCCGGATTGAGCAGTCGGATGGCGACGCGTATCTTTTCGGCGCCGGCGGCCGACTTGACGCGAACGGCTGCGCCGTCGACGATTTTCCGACCCTCAGCCGCGATTGCCCAATCGCGACTGAAGCCGTCGATATAGGGATAATCGTTTTTCCCCAATTTCACGACAAACGTTTGCCCCGGTTCAACGTCGGCCGGCCATTGCGTCTCCAGAACCCACAATTCCATTCGCAGGTATCTTTCGTGCAACACAACTTTGTGTTGATGAAGCAGGCGCGGCATGATTTCGTAATACGGCAAGATGTTGTATTCCCAATAATCGTTATTCGTTTCGGCATCGTTGACGACGATCAGTCGCTGAAAACGACGATTGGAAGCCATTTCCAGATAGGGCAACATCCGGTTGTAGACCATTAAATAGACTTTTGCTGACTCTTTAGGCGGGGTGTGGTTCCTTGCGTCGTTCTTGGAGGAAAGATCGTACCAACGAAAACCATCATCCTCGGTTCGAAGCAGCAACTCATTCAAATCTCGCGGTTCATCCATCAGGTAGTAGTGAAGAACGTCGCCATAACAATCCTGGGGCAAAACGAGCACAGCGTCGCCGTCCCGCGCGATTTCACGAATTTTCGCCGCGGCGAGATCCATTCGGGGGAATTGTGGGTGTCGCACCTGCCGGACCAGCGAGACAACCTGGATCGAGAGAAAAACGACGAATACCGCCAAAGCCGCTGTTTGTAGTTTTTTACTTCGTTCCCGCAAAAATTCGGCGATTCCGGCCGCGACGCAAAGCGATAAAAACGGGTACAGATGCAGATAGTACCGCTCCATCCACAACAACATGTTCGAGAATTGATTGTATTGGGTCCAAGCATTCGTCACGATCAAAGTGAGAAAAGGCGTTATTCCGAATAACAACAAATCCCAACGTTTTCGCTTGATGAGCGGAACAATCAGTAAAATGAATACCGCGAAAAAGGAAACGCCGGCCAGATAGGCGAATCGCGGCAGGCCGAGCATGAGCCGCAACAGATTGCCGAAGAACTCCAGGGCGGAGAGCACCGGCGCATCGGTCAGCGGCATCACCGCCGTGCTCACGGTTAATTCGTCAAATAACGGGTGCATGTACGCTTGATAGAACAGATTCCCCAAAAACCACGGGGTATAAATCAAACCTCCGATCGCGCTGAAATGAAGCGTGTTCATTACCGCGTTGAGGCGTTGCGCCCGCTCTTGCGTCAGGGCATAGGCGAAAAAACCAATGACAAAAAACGCATAGATCAAATGCATGTAAAGGCCTAAGGCCAGGGAAATGGTAAACCAGAGCCGATACCGCTGGTGACCTTGGATCATGCCGAGGAAAGTCAGCGAAGCGACCAACGTCAAAGCCGCCATAATTGCGTATGGCATGACCACTCGGCCGTGACTGACCAGGTATGGGCAAAGCGCGGCGGCCAGTCCCATCGCCAAACCGGCCCGCCGGCCGATCAGCGTTCGACCCATTTGATAGGTTAAGGCCGTGGTCACCGCGATTCCGAACGCGGAAACGGCACGGTAAAAAACAAGACCGGTGCCGAAAACCGAAAGATAATGCATCAACAAACGATAGAGGGGATTATGACTGTTATAGATCGCCACCGAATTGAATAGAACGCTGAGCAGACTGCGGCCTGGGACGAATTCGCATAAATAAGTCGCTTCCATGCTGTAGAGAGCCTCGGCTTTTATTCCCGCCAAGCAAATCACCAAAGAGATGAGAAAGAACAGCCAGGAGTATCGATCGGGTGCCAGGGGGCCGCTTTTCTCTTGAGGAACCAAAGTATTGCCGTTTTTTTTCAACCACTTTCCGGACTGGCGGATAATGACAATCAACGCGACAATGGTCGCAATCCAAATAACTAAAATAATCGGAATTAAATCGGTTCGCTGGAACGGATTCCAATTAACATCGGCATAGGGAGAGCGGTAGTGCAGCGGCGGCGGTTGCACAATTTTCAAGGATTCCAACATTCTCTAATGCGCCTCATGCAGCGCTGCCTTTCGTTTGAGTGAGAGTGAAAGGATTCCGCGATCCGGAAACGCCCCGATTTTGTCGGAATTCGCTTTAATTTCAATGGATTCAATTGAATCACATCCGGTTCGTTTGCGTCAAGGCGCGTACCGGCGAGTAATGCCGGTTTCCAGTGATCGGGCGCGACGAAAATCGCGTTACCGATTTACGCTTCAACGTCGATGCTGCCGAGAACGTCGGAAACGGTGGTCGTCATGTTCTGGGTATATTGAGAGAGGATTTTGTTGGCCGTTGTCGTACTGCTTGATTTGGTGCTGGAATCATCGGTACTGATTTTCGCCGATTGAACCAGCGAGACTTCCAATTCCTGCATGGTCTGCTGCGTCGAAAGAATACTTTCCAGTTGCTGGGTGCGCAAATCCGCATAGGTCGTATACTCATCTTCGCTGACGGAGCCGTCGCCGTCGGTATCCATTTTGTCGTACACGTCAGCCGAATTGGCGGTTGTCGCCGTTTTGTCCAAATAGGTACTGAGTTCGGTAGTGTCGATCTTGCCGTCGCCACTCGAATCCGCCGCGGAGAAAGAGGTCGTCGGGCTGGAAACCAATGACGAGACTTTGTAGTAAGACGAGAGTGCGCTGCTGAAATTGATCGTGATCGACATCGGCGTCCTCCTTCCCGGATCATCAGGCGGATATTCGCCGCCTTTCTTTTTTAAATATCGGTCGCTCCTTCAGGGTACTATGTGGCGGAATTGTCGCGGTTTGTATCGACGGCGCTCTTCTTGCCGTGATGCGCAATTTCTTTTCGTGATTATGTTTGTCGCACAAGGAGAAACACCGTGTCTTTTTATTCGTTATTCGCCTCGAAAGGGCCGAGTGGCTTCGGTTACACCTCCACCGCCAAAGAAGTGACCGCGGGACTGTCGCTCGAAGGAAAAACGATTCTGGTCACCGGCTGCAATTCCGGCTTGGGCCAGGAAGCCGTGCGGGTCTTGACCGGTCGCGGCGCCCGGGTCGTCGCCACGGCCCGATCGGCGGAAAAAGCCGAAGCGGCCTGCCGGTCGTTTAGCGGAAAAACAATCCCTCTGGCCTGCGAGTTGGCGGAGCCGGCGAGCGTTCGCGCCTGCGTCGAAGCGGTGAAACAAAAGGGAATCACGCTCGATGCGATTATCGGCAACGCCGGAATCATGGCGTTGCCGAAACTACGGCAGGCTTACGGCTATGAGTTGCAATTTTTCACCAATCACATCGGCCATTTCATTCTGATCACGGGCCTGCTCGAGCAACTCGCCGCGGATGGGCGGGTCGTGATGCTCAGCAGTTCGGCGCATCGCATGGCGCCCGGCGGAGGCATCGAGTTCGACAACCTCTCGGGCGAAAAAAGATATTGGTCCTGGCGCGCCTACGGGCAATCCAAATTCGCCAATCTGCTCTTCGCGAAGGAACTGGCGCGGCGCTTCGCCGGCACGAAAAAAACCGCCAATGCCGTTCATCCCGGATCCATCAACACCAATCTGACCCGCCACATGGGAACGGTCTCGACATTTTTCGCCGACCACTTCGGTCCCCTGTTTCTGAAAAGCGTTTCGCAGGGCGCCGCCACCGAGGTTTTCGCGGCTGTGCATCCGGCCGCTGCGGGAATCAACGGCGCGTACTTCGACGATTGCAACGTGGCGAAATGCCGCCGTGATGCCGATGACCCCGTGCTGGCGAAAAAACTGTGGGATGTATCCGAACGGATCGTCGCCGAGTTGAAAATCTAATCGATCCAGACCGGCGAACTCCAAGCGGTCGTATCATTAATTTGCACGGCGCGAAGATAATACAGGCACGGGCCGGGGAAATTGTCGTCCGCCCAGCGGATGTTCCAGAAAAGGTTTTCGGGCTGTTCCGCGTAGACGGTCCGCCAACCATTGATCTTATCGTAACGGATGATCTCCACTTTACTCAGCGGCTGCGTGCCGATCACCCGTGCCGTGACCACCGGTTTGCCGACCAGACGCAAAATGGAACCCATCAGCCGGTCGTTTACCCGAAACTCAAGGTACATCCGCTCGCCGGAAGTAGCATAGGTATGCCGATGGTAAACCGCGCTCCAAAGTGTTTCCCGGTCCATCGTTTCCGCTGCGATGCCGGTCAATCCACCGGGATTGCCGTTTCGAAAAACGGGATCAGGGATGTTGGCTCCGGAGCAATGACCGGAATGGCTGTCGGATCCGGCAATGAAGCCAAGCCGAAAGCCCAGCGGGCCGATAGCGCGTTGCACCGCTCCCGAGGCTTGGGGATCCCGCTCTCTATCCCAACAGGAACGGGCGCAGGTTTCGTTTTCCGAACAGCCGTGCTCGGAGTAGATTTCAATGACCCGCTGGAGATCGGGATTGTAAAAAGAAAAATCGTTGCCCAGTCGATCGCCCCGCAGCGTGTGGTGCATTACCGCCATGGCTCTTGGTGGACCGGATTGCAATCGCGTGAACAATTGCCCCGGATCGGTCACCGCCGGCACCACGGGATTTCGTTGCCGATAGGTAAACAGTGGCCCCTCCGCACCCTGGTAATAAATATTGTAATGTCCGAACCGCGGCACGTTATTGCCGTTGAAAGTGACCTCGAAACCAACGAGTGTCGTCAAACCCCGTTGATTCGCCTGATTGTCCAGATCCTGAAGTTCCAGCCAACTATCATCGATCGACCGCTGCAGATATTGGGTAAAAGCGCGGTTATAGGCCAGGCATTCGGCGTGATCGTTCGGATTGCCGAAATCCAGGAGCGCAACCTCTTTTGCATAAACCAGCGATTCGACCGGGTCGATCGACACGTAGGAATCGCTGAGCTTGGTGTGAAAGTGCAAATCGCCGAAATAAACCGGCGTTGCGCCGGGTGCGTAAGGCACCTGACTGATCAAATTGGGCCCGTCGAGGCGGCTACGCAGGACATAATCTTCGCCGTCCAACTTCGGCAACGGCATTTTCCCCAACCCGGCGATTAGGCCGACCTGGCCGACTGTCTGAACAGATCCATCCGGCGCAATGGCGCTCACGTGAAGGTTGCCGTTATAGGTGTGAACCGGGTTTCCATATTGGTCGACCACCGAAAAACGCAACTGATGCGCGCGCCAATCGACGGCGCTGAGTAAATGTCGGGGTTGGTCCGGTAAAACGTGGTAGATTGGCGAATGGTCGATTTCTCGATATCCGTCCAGAAAATCGAGCCGAACCTGAACCGTTGCCTCGAACCAACCGGCGATTTCCTGAGCGAAGGCCTGCTCCCGCTTGGCGCCGTAAATGATAACGACCCGATCGCCTCTCCGCAGCCGGCCGTGCTGCACGCGAATATCGACATGCGCCAGGCGTGTGCCGATCGGCAACCGCTTGCGATGCGTTCGATAAGTCAGTTGAATCCGCGGGTTCGAGGTGGCAATGGTGACATAACCGCACTCATTGTTCGGATCGGCATTGAGTTGGCAATCGCGTACGCTGACCGCCGGATTGAAAGCCACGTGCAATCCGCCTCCCCACTTGATCGGCTGACCGACCGTATATTCCACCGTAAAGACTTGCCGCGACCGAGCAACGAATTCGCTCGGCGTAAAGGTGGCGCTGCCGAGATCGAAAAACGTTTGTGGATCGTTATGCGGCACGGACAGATCGGTGACTACCGCCGGGGAAGATTCCTCGGCGCGACTGTCGACCGGCGAACCATCGGCCAGAAACCAGCGATCCTCCTCGTCGCGATCGAGCGATTCCGCAAAGAAATTCGGGAAATTTTCGGCTTCTTCCGGATCGAGAAAAGCGATTTCGCTATCGGATTCCTCACCCGAGGTCAGGCATCCGCCGATTGCCAGCGTCAATACCACAATTATCGTCAGGCGCTGCCATTGCCCACACGGCCGCATGGAGACACTCCAAAATGACGTTTTGAATTTGAAAATCATATATTCAATAATCGTGCCAAGCGCCCGGGCGTTCACGTACTATTTAAATGCCCAATAATCATTGATTTTATTTTTATTAATTTTGCGATTTTGTAAATCACTTAGCTGAATTTCAAGCGGAGCAATGAAAATTCACCACGAAATTTTAAGGAATACGAAAAGATTTTTCTGTAAATGAGTTGTTTGGATCTGTCTTGACTTGCCTTTTTGCAATTTAAAGAGATCTTGGTCGGCATCTTTGGAAATTTTAAAGATAACGAATTTGCCTCCCCGGCCGGCTCGATAAATCTTTCCCCTGCTTGATTGTCAGCGATCAAGCTTCGTGTATGATGGACCGAAATTTTCACCGGCATTCAGCCGCTCATTCCCGAGGAAATCGTGGAACGAGATTATCTGCAATGGTCGATCGAAGAATTCTTCCGGGCCGCCGCAACCTGGCGCCGCCCGCTGTTCATGATCCCGCATCAGGATGACGAACTGGGCACATCCGGTTTGATCCAGCGGATCGGCGCAAA
Protein-coding sequences here:
- a CDS encoding DUF3604 domain-containing protein gives rise to the protein MRPCGQWQRLTIIVVLTLAIGGCLTSGEESDSEIAFLDPEEAENFPNFFAESLDRDEEDRWFLADGSPVDSRAEESSPAVVTDLSVPHNDPQTFFDLGSATFTPSEFVARSRQVFTVEYTVGQPIKWGGGLHVAFNPAVSVRDCQLNADPNNECGYVTIATSNPRIQLTYRTHRKRLPIGTRLAHVDIRVQHGRLRRGDRVVIIYGAKREQAFAQEIAGWFEATVQVRLDFLDGYREIDHSPIYHVLPDQPRHLLSAVDWRAHQLRFSVVDQYGNPVHTYNGNLHVSAIAPDGSVQTVGQVGLIAGLGKMPLPKLDGEDYVLRSRLDGPNLISQVPYAPGATPVYFGDLHFHTKLSDSYVSIDPVESLVYAKEVALLDFGNPNDHAECLAYNRAFTQYLQRSIDDSWLELQDLDNQANQRGLTTLVGFEVTFNGNNVPRFGHYNIYYQGAEGPLFTYRQRNPVVPAVTDPGQLFTRLQSGPPRAMAVMHHTLRGDRLGNDFSFYNPDLQRVIEIYSEHGCSENETCARSCWDRERDPQASGAVQRAIGPLGFRLGFIAGSDSHSGHCSGANIPDPVFRNGNPGGLTGIAAETMDRETLWSAVYHRHTYATSGERMYLEFRVNDRLMGSILRLVGKPVVTARVIGTQPLSKVEIIRYDKINGWRTVYAEQPENLFWNIRWADDNFPGPCLYYLRAVQINDTTAWSSPVWID